The Actinomyces faecalis genome includes the window CAGGGCGTCGAGCACGGCCGCGTCCACGCCCTTGCCGCGCGAGTGCATGAGGGCGTCGAAGTCCGCCTCCAGGCGGGCCACCGTGGCCAGGTCCGCGCCGTCGACCAGGTCGTGCATGACTGAGATCGAGGCCTGGGAGATGGAGCAGCCCTCCCCCTCCCATCCCACGGCCGCGACGGTGCCGTCCACGACCTTGACGTCGAGGGTCACCTCGTCCCCGCACGTCGGGTTGACCTGGTGGGACCGACCGTCAGGAGCGTCGAGCGCGCCGGCACCGTGGCGCTCACGCGAGTGGTCGAGGATGACCTGCTGGTAGAGCTGGTCGAGGTCGTTCATGCTCACCTGCCAAAGTAGGAACGGACGGAGGACACCGCCTCGAGGAAGCGGTCAACCTCCTCGGCGGTGCTAGTCGGCCCGAAGGACACGCGTGAGGAGGCGTGTACCCCGAAGTGGGCGTGGATGGGCTGGGCACAGTGGTGGCCGGTGCGCACAGCCACCCCGGCAGCATCAAGCACCTGGCCGACGTCATGAGGGTGGACGCCCCCGACGACGAAGGGCACCACACCAAGACGGTCGCGGGTGTCAGTCGGTCCGAGCACGCGCACGCCGGGGACGTCCGCCAGGCCGTCGAGGAGGCGCTGGGTGAGCACCCGCTCACCGGCGTGCAGACGGTCCAGGCCCAGCCGTGACAGGTAGCCCACCGCCGTCGTCCAGGCCGCGGCCTGAGCCAGCGGCTGGCTGCCGGCCTCGAATCGAGCGGGACCGGACATGTAGGTCGAGGACTCCATCGAGACGACCTCGATCATCGACCCCCCGGTGAGCACCGGCGGCATCGCCTCCAGCAGGTCCTCGGTAGCCACCAGCGCACCGATGCCGGTCGGGCCGAGCATCTTGTGGCTGGACAGGACCATCGCGTCCACACCCGTGGCGGACAGCACTGCGAAGTCCAGCGGGACGTGGGCCGCGGACTGGCAGGTGTCCAGCAGGACCAGGGCGCCCACCGCCCTGGCCGCCGGCAGGACCGCCTCCAGCGGGGTCAGCGCCCCGATGACGTTGGAGGCGTGGGCCACGGCCACCACGCGGGTGCGCTCGGTGATGACGTCCACCGTCCCCAGGTCGATCCGGCCCTCGGGGGTCAGGTCCAGCCACCGCACAGTGGCACCCGTGCGCGCCGCCAGCTCCTGCCAGGGCACGAGGTTGGCGTGGTGCTCCGCGCGTGAGACGACGATCTCGTCGCCCGGGCCCAGGCGGAGCCTGGCCGAGGGGTCGTGGGCGTGCGCTGCCGCTCCCCCGCGCCCGGCCGGGCGTCCCAGGCTCGCGTGACCGATCGCCAGGGCCACGAGGTTGACCGCCTCGGTGGCGTTCTTGGTCAGGACCACCTGGCTGGCCCGCGCTCCCACG containing:
- the sufU gene encoding Fe-S cluster assembly sulfur transfer protein SufU, with translation MNDLDQLYQQVILDHSRERHGAGALDAPDGRSHQVNPTCGDEVTLDVKVVDGTVAAVGWEGEGCSISQASISVMHDLVDGADLATVARLEADFDALMHSRGKGVDAAVLDALEDGAAFEGVSKYPNRVKCALLGWMALKDALARSGVVLPQVGADSAPAS
- a CDS encoding aminotransferase class V-fold PLP-dependent enzyme, with translation MTDPATAQPTAAEATTAQPLTADELAAVRADFPYLARPARSGEPLAYLDWAATSQKPACVIEREAEFLRMSNGAAGRSTYQIADEATAAWEEAHEAVGAFVGARASQVVLTKNATEAVNLVALAIGHASLGRPAGRGGAAAHAHDPSARLRLGPGDEIVVSRAEHHANLVPWQELAARTGATVRWLDLTPEGRIDLGTVDVITERTRVVAVAHASNVIGALTPLEAVLPAARAVGALVLLDTCQSAAHVPLDFAVLSATGVDAMVLSSHKMLGPTGIGALVATEDLLEAMPPVLTGGSMIEVVSMESSTYMSGPARFEAGSQPLAQAAAWTTAVGYLSRLGLDRLHAGERVLTQRLLDGLADVPGVRVLGPTDTRDRLGVVPFVVGGVHPHDVGQVLDAAGVAVRTGHHCAQPIHAHFGVHASSRVSFGPTSTAEEVDRFLEAVSSVRSYFGR